From one Rhopalosiphum padi isolate XX-2018 chromosome 2, ASM2088224v1, whole genome shotgun sequence genomic stretch:
- the LOC132919778 gene encoding uncharacterized protein LOC132919778: MKKLFSKIDNSNKDPNCFVGKQFTVGRTSVTVEDVIAEGGFAVVFLVKSNNKKYAVKRLFVNDEVDLGVAKKEIQIASSLNGHKNIVGFIDSNITRHNNGVHEVLMLMPYCPSNILTLMNNRLQSGLTEPEVLQIFCDTCEAVSRLHHSQTPIIHRDLKIENILVSENGQYLLCDFGSATARELDPNIQGVHAIEEEINKYTTISYRSPEMIDLYNNKVITTKSDIWALGCLLYKLCYFTLPFGESPLKIQSGQFSIPDTPEYSIKLNTLIKYMLEIEPDLRPDIYQVSYIAFQLAGKDCPVQNLNNVPNPNINELIVSLNEKRVPQTPKTHVKPNYHSTSVVEGTSVNPRQRPKPLSSGIPPPLGSSPTFKRAFQPVVGILANSHSPDTSHQNKISPREKAPQVLFPVKDPFVETTFTQSTTVSPSSSPLISMPKHKRNVSETSTFSKIFVNDNSNQFMPPYGDSTKVCSVSSKDSTSFPVSNVEVNNLNAKTSWNPFEEPSSFEYQISGEEIFNSSFNQIPSNDNDEVNEKSQESTTKTVKSNVTDEDPFGSAPFPYKSIDESIGNSPIRKLSLNGTDLKKNAEKWKTYFIEHNLKLDRLILNNEPDSDEIATGLVATTRSDDELESNECSSTPFVKIPLEDRSKYEKLACNTDEVSSDDSQVASGETRKKSSKRRKIPEFKSNSRFRKDKKNKKHQNDYDQSDDDSIGSASDLQTRNDEEDTNKNIPETMTVKDSMITCGSSAYHAECESMARDDIPPPNAQGATRLRDPVPVKNVDAEIPLISDNEGEEYESLGNTDVFAMAPFPKAKKKCSDSDSDLFGSVPFKLNTNPFEQADFADSVYFEKEDSTEIPFRSEPKEAILVDLDPQEPIYMKIIHQNVTQVATNKVITTLATNSGFSNMSFEDYSSSDAEESQAPVYSPFEVVRPAECDIKRSSLKSRSNPFT, translated from the exons ATGAAAAAACTCTTTTCAAAAATCGACAACTCCAACAAAGATCCCAACTGCTTTGTAGGTAAACAGTTCACAGTTGGCCGTACATCTGTAACTGTTGAAGACGTGATTGCTGAAG GAGGTTTTGCTGTTGTTTTTCTTGTAAAAagcaacaataaaaaatatgctgTCAAACGGCTCTTTGTCAACGATGAAGTGGACTTGGGTGTTGCTAAAAAGGAAATACAAATAGCC AGTAGCTTAAATGggcataaaaatattgttggctTTATTGACTCAAATATTACACGCCATAATAATGGAGTTCATGAAGTATTGATGTTGATGCCGTACTGTCCGTCTAACATTTTAACTCTAATGAACAACAG ACTGCAATCTGGCCTAACAGAACCTGAAGTTCTTCAAATTTTTTGTGACACTTGTGAAGCAGTTAGCCGTTTACACCATTCTCAAACGCCTATAATACATagagatttaaaaatagaaaacatcTTAGTTAGTGAAAATggtcaatatttattatgtgattTTGGTTCAGCCACAGCACGTGAACTTGATCCAAATATACAAGGAGTACATGCTATAGAAGaagaaataaacaaatataccaCTATATCTTATCGATCACCTGAAATGATTGACTTATACAACAATAAAGTAATAACCACAAAATCAGATATTTGGGCTTTGGGTTGTCTATTATACAAGTTATGCTATTTTACATTACCATTTGGTGAAAGTCCGTTAAAAATACAAAGTGGTCAGTTCAGTATTCCAGATACACCAGAATactctattaaattaaatacattaatta aataTATGTTGGAGATTGAACCTGATTTACGCCCAGACATTTACCAGGTTTCTTACATTGCATTCCAATTAGCCGGAAAAGATTGTccagttcaaaatttaaat AATGTTCCCAATCCTAATATCAATGAATTAATTGTATCTCTTAATGAAAAACGAGTTCCTCAAACACCAAAAACGCATGTCAAACCAAATTACCATTCAACTTCTGTTGTAGAAGGCACTAGTGTGAATCCAAGGCAAAGACCAAAACCTTTAAGTTCAGGAATACCTCCACCTTTAGGTTCATCTCCTACATTTAAAAGAGCATTTCAACCAGTTGTTGGAATTTTGGCAAATTCTCATTCACCAGATACATCccaccaaaataaaatatctccACGTGAAAAGGCGCCACAGGTGTTATTTCCAGTCAAag ATCCATTTGTTGAGACTACATTCACTCAATCTACAACAGTGTCACCTTCATCATCTCCTTTAATTTCTATGCCTAAACATAAACGAAATGTTAGTGAAACTTCTACATTCTCCaa aatatttgttAATGATAATTCAAATCAATTCATGCCACCTTATGGAGATTCTACTAAAGTATGTTCTGTATCTTCAAAAGATTCTACTAGTTTTCCTGTTTCTAAT gtAGAAGTTAATAATTTGAATGCAAAAACATCTTGGAATCCATTCGAAGAACCGTCATCTTTTGAATATCAAATTAGTGGTGAAGAAATTTTTAACTCTTCATTTAATCAAATCCCTTCAAATGACAATG atgaagttaatgaaaaatctcAAGAAAGTACTACCAAAACAGTGAAATCCAATGTAACAGACGAAGATCCATTTGGTTCTGCACCATTTCCTTACAAAA gtatagaCGAATCTATAGGAAATAGTCCAATTAGAAAATTATCCCTTAATG GCACTGACCTTAAAAAAAATGCTGAAAAATGGAAAACCTACTTCATCGAacataatttgaaattagacagattaatattaaataatgaacctGACAGTGACGAGATTGCTACTGGTTTAGTAGCTACAACACGTAGTGATGATGAATTGGAATCAAACGAATGTTCATCAACCCCATTTGTGAAAATTCCACTTGAAGATCGCTCAAAGTATGAAAAATTAGCTTGTAATACTGATGAAGTATCTTCAGATGATAGTCAAGTAGCAAGCGGTGAAACTAGGAAAAAATCTTCTAAACGAAGAAAAATTCctgaatttaaatcaaatagtcGTTTTCGAaaggacaaaaaaaataaaaaacatcaaaatgaCTATGACCAATCTGATGATGATTCTATTGGATCAGCTAGTGATCTCCAAACTCGTAACGACGAGGAAGACACAAACAAAAACATTCCTGAAACTATGACAGTAAAAGACAGTATGATTACATGTGGATCATCAGCTTATCATGCTGAATGTGAAAGCATGGCACGAGATGATATTCCTCCACCTAACGCCCAAGGAGCAACTAGACTTCGTGACCCTGTACctgttaaaaatgttgatgctGAAATACCATTGATTTCGGATAATGAAGGAGAAGAGTATGAAAGTTTAGGTAATACTGATGTATTTGCAATGGCACCTTTTcctaaagcaaaaaaaaaatgttcagacAGCGACTCAGATTTATTTGGTTCTGTACCTTTTAAGTTAAACACGAATCCTTTTGAACAGGCTGATTTTGCCGATAGCGTATACTTTGAAAAAGAAGATTCAACCGAAATACCTTTCAGATCTGAACCAAAAGAGGCTATTTTAGTGGATTTAGATCCACAAGAGCCAATTTACATGaaaataattcatcaaaatGTTACACAGGTAGCAACTAATAAAGTGATAACTACATTAGCTACAAATAGTGGCTTTAGTAATATGAGTTTTGAAGATTACTCAAGTAGTGATGCTGAGGAGTCACAAGCTCCAGTTTATTCGCCCTTTGAAGTAGTTCGACCGG